From the genome of Turicibacter faecis, one region includes:
- a CDS encoding ABC transporter ATP-binding protein produces the protein MLKLFRGLKPYAALIACVLVLVFVSTMTDLELPDLMSEIVNTGIVQGDIPYILGRGGIMLLVALLGTGCTILTSYLTAKIGMGFSRDLRQKVFTKVESFSLAEVNEFGTASLITRTTNDINQVQLVVIMMMRMMLSAPLMIVGALIRAVNKDIELSKVIFVVIPIIILTIIIIARFTMPMFKKMQKRIDRLNLVVRENLTGIRVIRVFNKVSQEQERFNEASLEVSRIATIANRLMGALMPLMMLILNLSIIAVIWFGGIRIDSGDLMVGDLMAFIQYLTQIMFSLLMLTMMFVLIPRAQASAVRINEVLEMDPSIVSPTHAKQPQLKGYVEFKNVSFGYEGAEEYAISNISFSACPGEITAIIGGTGSGKSSILNMIPRFYDAAEGEVLVDGIDVRQMNDEELRSKIGYVPQKAMLFTGTIRDNILYGKEDATDEEICHALDIAQATDFVSKMKEGIESQISQGGTNVSGGQKQRLSIARAVVRKPEIYLFDDSFSALDFKTDAKLREALREETKNSTVIIVAQRVSTVMDATRILVMDEGRIVGMGTHEELLKTNEIYQQIVESQLKKGEEE, from the coding sequence ATGTTGAAATTATTTAGGGGATTAAAACCGTATGCAGCCCTAATAGCATGTGTTTTAGTTCTTGTCTTTGTCTCAACGATGACAGATTTAGAATTACCCGATTTAATGTCGGAAATTGTTAATACAGGAATTGTTCAAGGGGATATCCCTTATATTTTAGGCCGCGGTGGAATTATGTTACTTGTTGCCCTATTAGGAACGGGGTGTACCATTTTAACAAGTTATTTAACAGCTAAAATTGGTATGGGATTTAGCCGAGATTTACGTCAAAAGGTGTTTACTAAAGTTGAATCATTTTCACTAGCCGAGGTTAACGAATTTGGAACAGCATCTTTAATTACACGAACAACAAATGATATTAATCAGGTTCAACTTGTTGTAATTATGATGATGCGAATGATGTTAAGTGCCCCATTGATGATTGTTGGGGCGCTTATTCGGGCAGTTAATAAGGATATTGAGTTGTCAAAGGTTATTTTCGTTGTCATCCCTATTATTATCCTTACGATTATTATTATTGCTCGATTTACAATGCCAATGTTTAAAAAGATGCAAAAGCGAATTGATAGATTGAATTTAGTCGTTCGTGAAAATCTAACAGGAATCCGTGTTATTCGAGTATTTAATAAAGTCTCTCAGGAACAGGAGCGTTTTAACGAGGCGAGTTTAGAAGTCTCTCGAATTGCTACAATAGCCAATCGTTTAATGGGGGCATTAATGCCATTAATGATGCTTATTTTAAACCTTTCAATCATTGCTGTTATTTGGTTTGGTGGAATTCGTATCGATAGTGGAGATTTAATGGTTGGAGATTTAATGGCCTTTATCCAATATTTAACCCAAATTATGTTTTCATTATTGATGTTAACAATGATGTTTGTATTAATTCCACGTGCACAAGCATCAGCTGTTCGTATTAATGAGGTGCTTGAGATGGACCCATCTATTGTTAGTCCTACTCACGCTAAGCAACCACAATTAAAAGGATATGTTGAGTTTAAAAATGTCTCTTTTGGATATGAAGGGGCAGAAGAATATGCTATTTCGAATATTTCCTTTTCAGCTTGTCCCGGAGAAATAACAGCAATTATTGGGGGGACAGGTTCTGGAAAATCTTCAATTTTAAACATGATCCCTCGTTTTTATGACGCTGCCGAGGGAGAGGTATTAGTCGATGGGATAGACGTTCGTCAGATGAATGATGAAGAACTTCGTTCTAAAATTGGATATGTTCCTCAAAAGGCTATGCTGTTTACAGGGACTATTCGAGATAATATTTTATACGGGAAAGAAGATGCAACAGATGAAGAAATCTGTCATGCTTTGGATATTGCCCAAGCAACAGATTTTGTTTCAAAGATGAAAGAAGGAATAGAATCTCAAATATCTCAAGGTGGAACAAATGTTTCAGGTGGACAAAAACAACGACTATCAATAGCAAGGGCAGTTGTTCGTAAACCAGAGATTTATTTATTCGATGATAGTTTTTCAGCATTGGATTTTAAAACAGATGCTAAATTACGTGAAGCTTTACGAGAGGAAACGAAAAACTCTACAGTGATTATCGTTGCCCAACGCGTCAGCACGGTTATGGATGCAACACGCATTTTAGTTATGGATGAGGGACGCATCGTAGGGATGGGAACTCACGAAGAGTTATTAAAAACAAACGAAATTTATCAACAGATTGTTGAATCACAACTTAAAAAAGGGGAGGAGGAATAA